The Pygocentrus nattereri isolate fPygNat1 chromosome 4, fPygNat1.pri, whole genome shotgun sequence genome includes a window with the following:
- the LOC119263237 gene encoding E-selectin-like, with amino-acid sequence MAFMKHIRLCFGWLAVAIMVHNEVEAWTYHYRTDSNMDWETARRWCQQNYTDMVAIQNQEEIAYLNNTLPHHKHYWIGLRKVEGQWTWVGTNKPLTEEAAHWAQGEPNNKQSNEDCVEIYIKRVKDKAMWNDVSCSRPKAPLCYKVSCLNTSCSEHAECVEAINNYTCKCEPGFSGPRCEKAVQCSPISGNSSGLSMNCSHPISTNSYNSTCTFSCEEGFELRGPYTTKCDHTGQWTHKNPTYTGKKAIETEEEETRDDIAVLSTESSTIDDSDDEEMKPPSKGKKARSTKQDDLGRPRAKTVGGAIIRYKRAVHAFNQGGSMKKAFQKVGVDRNTISRTSPIPELAIAAPGVFQAL; translated from the exons AAGTCGAGGCCTGGACGTATCATTACCGGACAGACAGCAATATGGACTGGGAGACAGCTCGCCGGTGGTGCCAGCAGAATTACACAGACATGGTGGCCATCCAGAACCAGGAGGAGATCGCCTACCTGAACAACACGCTGCCCCACCACAAGCACTACTGGATCGGCCTCAGGAAGGTGGAGGGACAGTGGACCTGGGTGGGGACCAACAAGCCCCTGACTGAGGAGGCAGCACACTGGGCACAAGGAGAGCCCAATAATAAGCAAAGTAATGAGGACTGCGTGGAGATCTACATCAAGAGGGTTAAGGACAAAGCCATGTGGAACGACGTGAGTTGCAGCAGACCGAAAGCTCCTCTCTGTTATAAAG tgtccTGTTTAAATACGTCCTGCAGTGAACATGCTGAGTGTGTGGAAGCCATCAACAACTACACATGCAAGTGTGAGCCGGGCTTCTCTGGTCCCCGCTGTGagaaag CTGTACAATGTTCTCCAATCTCTGGGAACTCCAGTGGGTTGAGTATGAACTGCAGCCACCCCATCTCCACAAACAGCTACAACTCCACCTGCACATTCAGCTGTGAGGAGGGCTTTGAGCTGAGAGGCCCATACACAACCAAGTGTGATCACACTGGACAGTGGACACACAAGAACCCCACCTACACAG GAAAGAAGGCTATCGAAacagaagaggaagagacaaGGGATGACATAGCAG TTCTCTCCACAGAATCATCAACTATTGATGACTCAGATGATGAGGAGATGAAACCTCCttcaaaaggaaagaaagcaagaTCAACAAAGCAAGATGACCTGGGTCGACCTCGAG caaaaacTGTTGGCGGAGCAATAATACGATACAAGCGTGCCGTACATGCCTTTAACCAAGGTGGCTCGATGAAGAAGGCTTTCCAAAAAGTGGGGGTGGATCGCAATACCATCTCCAGGACATCACCAATTCCTGAGCTTGCGATAGCAGCACCTGGTGTCTTTCAGGCCCTTTAG